A window of the Lactuca sativa cultivar Salinas chromosome 7, Lsat_Salinas_v11, whole genome shotgun sequence genome harbors these coding sequences:
- the LOC122194367 gene encoding putative receptor like protein 25, with amino-acid sequence MINLSNNYITEFHQQPQFLPWKRLEEFSIDNNLLQGQLLIPPQTTVVYIALSNNLTGEIPPLICEVKSLRVLALAFNNMSGTLPPFVGVRTEYEKILTIFTAIELSCNHFEGEIPPSLQDLRGHESLNLSNYHFSGCVLPSLGFLKNLEFGSFPKRAIWRNSSAIGKLNFLSIFNMSFNHLDGCIPKGKQFDTFENDSYMGNPRLCGEPLSKECQGSKATTVPPVSSMYESDSLLPNKTIDWIFVFCGVGSGLVVGVVIGNILYERYNDRFTKRRDIWVRSLSYTRKYQGTIP; translated from the exons ATGATTAACCTTTCCAACAACTACATCACTGAATTTCATCAGCAACCTCAATTTCTCCCATGGAAACGTTTAGAAGAATTTAGCATCGACAATAATCTGTTACAAGGGCAGCTACTAATTCCACCACAGACCACAGTTGTTTATATTGCCTTAAGTAACAACCTGACAGGAGAAATACCGCCATTGATATGTGAAGTGAAATCTCTTCGAGTCTTAGCTTTGGCGTTTAACAACATGAGTGGAACTCTTCCTCCGTTTGTTG GTGTCAGAACAGAGTATGAAAAGATTCTAACCATATTCACGGCTATTGAACTCTCTTGTAACCATTTTGAAGGAGAAATCCCACCATCACTCCAAGATCTTCGAGGCCATGAATCACTCAATCTTTCCAACTATCATTTTAGTGGATGTGTCTTGCCATCTTTGGGGTTCCTAAAGAATCTTGAATTTGGATCTTTCCCAAAACGAGCTATCTGGAGAAATTCCTCGGCAATTGGTAAACTCAACTTTCTTTCCATTTTCAATATGTCATTCAACCATCTTGATGGGTGCATACCAAAAGGGAAGCAATTTGATACATTTGAGAATGACTCCTACATGGGCAATCCACGATTGTGCGGAGAACCTCTATCCAAAGAATGTCAAGGTTCAAAGGCGACAACGGTTCCACCAGTAAGCAGTATGTATGAGTCTGACTCTCTCCTCCCAAACAAAACAATTGATTGGATCTTTGTATTCTGTGGAGTTGGAAGTGGACTGGTTGTTGGGGTTGTTATTGGAAACATTTTATATGAAAGATATAATGATCGGTTCACAAAGAGGAGGGACATATGGGTGAGGTCACTTAGTTACACAAGGAAATACCAAGGTACAATTCCTTAG
- the LOC111900532 gene encoding receptor-like protein 43: MNKFTGLVPSLISHSKLNILELTGNKFEKGYWPSWLGKLTTLNELYIADMNINGEIPPFLANLTKLSVLQMGKNVLTGHIPSSLFNISQLRILSLQENQLQGPISSSFSNFKSLQHLRLQWNDFSGKVDLDMFLRLKKLETLALGFNRISLVATKNYSNSTLPELKDVELQSCNLKEFPSFLRFQQKLRILLHGHNKIHGMVPVWIWNNSQETLQLISLSYNSITGFHQHPHFLPWKCLQGFYISYNQVQGQLPLPPQTTVLYGVSNNNLTGEIAPWLCELKCLRELDLSSNNMSGTLPSCLGNLSNSLAELNLRRNNFHGIMMNAFRHGSLLESIDLSENRFVGQLPRSPTNCTNLEVLSLGDNSFDDIFPSWLGILPKLQVLVLRSNKFHGPIPGSTTACSQFPKLRIIDLSNNGFSGRLHHKFFHTCLAIKSIGESFVQETTMSPYTMTLIYKGVKREYEEILTIFTAVDLSCNHFEGEIPLSLQDLQGIESLNLSNNHFTGHIFPSLGYLKNLESLDLSQNELSGEIPQQLVQLGFLSIFNVSMNHIDGRIPQGKQFDTFDYSSYKGNPRLCGHPLSKECQDSKASILPPASNTSEVVSLLPCERIDWIIIYGVGSWMVVGIVLGNFLYTKYYNMFRKRKDRWVRPLRNTRRNARTRFPEMHVLRS; encoded by the coding sequence ATGAATAAGTTCACAGGTTTAGTTCCTTCATTGATAAGTCATTCGAAACTCAATATTTTGGAACTTACAGGTAACAAATTTGAGAAGGGATACTGGCCTAGTTGGCTTGGCAAGCTGACTACACTTAATGAACTTTATATAGCTGATATGAACATAAACGGTGAAATCCCACCCTTTCTTGCAAACCTAACCAAACTTAGTGTGCTCCAAATGGGAAAAAATGTTCTTACTGGTCATATACCATCCTCGTTGTTCAACATCAGCCAACTAAGAATTTTAAGCCTTCAAGAAAACCAATTGCAAGGACCAATTTCAAGCTCATTTTCGAacttcaaaagtcttcaacatCTTCGTCTACAGTGGAACGATTTCAGCGGTAAGGTAGACTTAGACATGTTCCTACGACTTAAGAAGCTCGAAACTCTCGCATTGGGTTTTAACAGGATATCTTTAGTGGCTACCAAGAACTACTCGAATAGCACCTTACCAGAATTGAAAGACGTAGAACTTCAATCTTGCAACTTGAAGGAATTCCCTTCCTTTTTGAGATTCCAACAAAAATTGAGGATTTTACTTCACGGACACAACAAAATTCATGGCATGGTACCTGTGTGGATATGGAACAACAGCCAAGAAACGTTACAACTGATTAGCCTTTCGTACAACTCCATCACTGGCTTTCATCAGCATCCTCATTTTCTCCCATGGAAATGTTTACAAGGATTTTACATCTCGTATAATCAGGTACAGGGGCAGTTACCACTTCCACCACAAACCACAGTTCTTTATGGTGTCTCAAACAATAATCTGACTGGAGAAATAGCACCATGGTTATGTGAATTGAAATGTCTACGAGAGTTGGATTTGTCTTCTAATAACATGAGTGGAACACTTCCTTCATGTTTAGGCAACTTAAGCAATTCGTTGGCGGAATTAAATTTGAGACGAAATAATTTTCATGGCATAATGATGAATGCATTTAGGCATGGAAGCCTGTTGGAAAGTATTGATTTGAGTGAGAATAGATTTGTGGGTCAGCTACCACGGTCACCGACAAATTGTACCAATCTAGAGGTTCTCTCTCTTGGAGACAACTCTTTCGATGACATTTTTCCTTCTTGGCTGGGAATTCTCCCCAAGCTTCAAGTTCTTGTTTTGCGGTCCAACAAATTTCATGGTCCAATTCCAGGTTCAACAACTGCTTGCTCACAGTTCCCTAAGTTGCGGATCATAGACCTTTCTAACAACGGTTTTAGTGGTCGATTGCACCATAAGTTCTTCCACACGTGTTTAGCTATAAAATCAATTGGAGAATCATTTGTTCAGGAAACAACAATGTCGCCATACACGATGACATTAATATACAAAGGTGTCAAAAGAGAGTACGAAGAGATTTTAACCATATTCACTGCTGTTGATCTCTCTTGCAACCATTTTGAAGGAGAAATCCCCCTATCACTCCAAGATCTTCAAGGGATTGAATCACTCAATCTTTCCAACAATCATTTTACCGGGCATATCTTTCCATCGTTAGGGTACCTGAAGAATCTTGAATCATTGGATCTCTCCCAAAATGAGCTATCCGGAGAAATTCCTCAACAGTTGGTGCAGCTAGGCTTTCTTTCCATTTTCAACGTGTCAATGAACCATATTGATGGACGCATACCCCAAGGGAAACAGTTTGATACATTTGACTACAGCTCCTACAAGGGGAATCCACGGTTGTGTGGACATCCTTTATCCAAGGAATGTCAAGATTCAAAGGCATCAATACTTCCACCGGCAAGCAATACATCTGAGGTTGTTTCTCTCCTCCCATGTGAAAGAATTGATTGGATCATCATCTATGGAGTTGGAAGTTGGATGGTTGTTGGCATTGTTTTAGGAAACTTTCTATATACAAAGTATTATAATATGTTCAGAAAGAGGAAGGACAGATGGGTAAGGCCACTTCGTAACACGAGGAGAAACGCACGTACAAGGTTTCCAGAAATGCACGTTTTACGATCGTGA